A region of Streptomyces halobius DNA encodes the following proteins:
- a CDS encoding ASCH domain-containing protein, with translation MTTRLAPYPPLTGSEPCGQPHADHSPATVPSTNGRRAGRPGTKKPRSRRVTPKLSAPDSIRGIAIKQPWTACILHGDKRVENRPRAWASGWRLLHAGAEIDRAALRDPLVARRIRGHELRTRAVLGIVRITGAHTDTGEACSPWAHPERFHLDLDDVHALPLPVPCGGQLGPWRVPLAVFDQVLVQLPDLAPLLTEAPS, from the coding sequence ATGACCACACGCCTCGCCCCGTACCCGCCGTTGACCGGCAGCGAGCCCTGCGGTCAGCCGCACGCCGACCACTCCCCCGCCACCGTGCCGTCCACCAACGGCCGGCGCGCCGGACGGCCAGGCACCAAAAAGCCTCGGAGCCGCCGCGTGACACCGAAGCTCTCCGCCCCGGACTCCATCCGCGGCATCGCCATCAAGCAACCCTGGACGGCCTGCATCCTCCACGGCGACAAACGCGTGGAAAACCGGCCCCGCGCATGGGCGTCCGGTTGGCGCCTGCTGCACGCCGGAGCCGAGATCGACCGCGCCGCGCTGCGCGACCCGCTCGTGGCTCGCAGGATCCGCGGGCACGAGCTACGCACCCGCGCGGTCCTCGGCATCGTCCGCATCACTGGCGCCCACACCGACACCGGCGAGGCGTGCAGCCCCTGGGCGCACCCCGAGCGCTTCCACCTGGACCTGGACGACGTCCACGCGCTGCCGCTGCCGGTGCCCTGCGGCGGACAGCTCGGGCCGTGGCGCGTACCGCTCGCGGTCTTCGATCAGGTCCTTGTCCAGCTGCCCGACCTTGCCCCACTCCTCACGGAGGCCCCGTCATGA
- a CDS encoding helix-turn-helix domain-containing protein, which produces MNPLPGDLFARRLRQERERLGISQAELARRMAALLGTNVDSTAITRIEQQTRAVRLDEAVAAAEALGVPLITLVSDNYTRENEAEIQNQLAELALAEQEWERLRQKIHRITQTIQQLSAEREAFRSHALDVNPETVGDYELDPETQAALDARMRDVRNKPADEITDPDA; this is translated from the coding sequence ATGAACCCACTGCCCGGGGACCTTTTCGCCCGCCGACTTCGTCAAGAACGCGAACGCCTCGGCATCAGCCAGGCAGAGCTAGCGCGCCGTATGGCCGCACTGCTCGGCACGAACGTTGACTCCACCGCCATCACACGCATCGAGCAGCAGACCCGCGCGGTCAGGCTCGACGAGGCGGTCGCCGCTGCCGAGGCTCTCGGGGTCCCTCTGATCACACTGGTCAGCGACAACTACACCCGCGAGAACGAGGCTGAGATCCAGAACCAGCTCGCCGAGCTCGCCCTCGCCGAGCAGGAATGGGAGAGGCTGCGCCAGAAGATCCACCGGATCACTCAGACCATCCAGCAACTCTCCGCCGAGCGGGAGGCCTTCCGCTCTCACGCGCTGGACGTCAACCCTGAAACCGTCGGCGACTACGAGCTCGACCCTGAGACCCAGGCCGCTCTTGACGCCCGGATGCGTGATGTCCGCAACAAGCCGGCCGACGAGATCACAGACCCAGACGCATGA
- a CDS encoding phage tail tip lysozyme — MATDKPNRSPKKGTTKDQPSTSVSQGTPRQGRGTKSLGPKEGIEKPPEDKASVPKQFPGPGADSSGPSGAANTAPKMPEAAPKMPDAANTAGTAAGTANAGSKIKQGMNGVAGNMAGGAAQKAIEGDGSSATRRNAGRYAGAAVSGAVAGAQAGGLPGAAVGAAKNVGVEGAQDAVKGVSKVTGGSPDAKPADQRELGAGGTGYERGASKDDEGLGSKTAKGVAVGGGVAAAPPAMGVVMAMALLNWLKSMFFAAMAMAVNAGKLLWTLIVNIAKAVGHAIAAPFMAIGSFIAKGAGAVLGVTVTATMTPVAAAMSGAVAVTATVALLGTVLTGVLNSTALTEGSINANGTACVVNAGSVGNGSGATVPADVEKNAKEIYSVLGSWGMPKENIAGILGNWSQESGIDPTSVQNFPTGTYAMTAEKASAAQNTDNGIGLGQWTFGRNTLLRQYAKSKGVDWYAIKAQLAFMVDGDNPGDVTAFKDMLKKSQGSPRAAALHFHENWERSADGAAGLTARGDNAEMWFGKMSGWSVDSSIVGGVKNIVGGIIENIGNGINTILGNCTSKGGSSVSLKDGGMTQKEAQALVDLFNKEGGKFLDDRYGPGGGPGSCNGNHAMNCVSFSTYFVNKYTTFQTYPAGDGKETAYTIARETGKQMSSTPTAYSVGSGPGHGPAGHTLVVLGVQGDKVILGEAGYCAFMGRVRVDSAARMTAEGWKFVDMSDSMLPSDKIKTV, encoded by the coding sequence ATGGCCACCGACAAGCCGAATCGGAGTCCCAAGAAGGGGACGACGAAGGACCAGCCGAGCACGTCGGTGAGTCAGGGGACGCCCCGGCAGGGTCGCGGGACCAAGAGCCTCGGCCCCAAGGAGGGCATCGAGAAGCCTCCCGAGGACAAGGCCAGCGTGCCCAAGCAGTTCCCGGGGCCGGGAGCTGATTCTTCTGGTCCTTCTGGCGCGGCGAACACGGCACCGAAGATGCCAGAGGCCGCGCCGAAGATGCCGGACGCTGCAAACACCGCAGGCACGGCGGCCGGTACCGCGAATGCCGGGTCGAAGATCAAGCAGGGCATGAACGGCGTCGCCGGGAACATGGCCGGAGGCGCAGCCCAGAAGGCGATCGAGGGAGACGGCAGCAGCGCGACCCGCCGTAACGCCGGGCGTTACGCAGGAGCTGCCGTCTCCGGTGCCGTGGCCGGCGCACAGGCTGGCGGGCTTCCGGGAGCCGCCGTTGGCGCAGCGAAGAACGTCGGCGTCGAGGGGGCCCAGGACGCGGTCAAGGGCGTGTCCAAGGTCACCGGCGGCAGCCCGGACGCCAAGCCGGCCGACCAGCGCGAGCTGGGTGCTGGCGGCACGGGCTACGAGCGCGGTGCGTCGAAGGACGACGAGGGCCTGGGCTCGAAGACGGCCAAGGGTGTCGCCGTCGGCGGTGGCGTGGCTGCTGCTCCGCCGGCCATGGGCGTGGTCATGGCCATGGCCCTTCTGAACTGGCTGAAGTCCATGTTCTTTGCGGCCATGGCGATGGCCGTCAACGCCGGGAAGCTGCTGTGGACGCTCATCGTCAACATCGCTAAGGCGGTTGGTCATGCGATCGCTGCGCCGTTCATGGCGATCGGCAGCTTTATAGCCAAGGGGGCCGGCGCGGTCCTGGGCGTCACTGTCACGGCGACGATGACCCCTGTAGCGGCAGCGATGTCGGGTGCGGTCGCGGTGACCGCCACCGTGGCTCTGCTGGGCACGGTCTTGACCGGCGTCCTCAACTCGACGGCGCTGACCGAAGGCAGCATCAACGCGAACGGGACGGCGTGCGTCGTCAACGCGGGTAGCGTCGGCAACGGTTCCGGGGCCACCGTCCCGGCGGACGTGGAGAAGAACGCCAAGGAGATCTACTCGGTACTCGGCAGCTGGGGGATGCCGAAGGAGAACATCGCGGGCATCCTCGGCAACTGGTCGCAGGAGTCCGGGATCGACCCGACGAGCGTGCAGAACTTCCCCACGGGGACGTATGCCATGACCGCCGAGAAGGCCAGCGCCGCACAGAACACGGACAACGGCATCGGTCTCGGGCAGTGGACGTTCGGCCGCAACACGCTGCTGCGCCAGTACGCGAAGAGCAAGGGCGTCGACTGGTACGCCATCAAGGCCCAGCTGGCCTTCATGGTCGATGGTGACAACCCGGGCGACGTCACGGCCTTCAAGGACATGCTCAAGAAGTCGCAGGGCTCGCCGCGTGCGGCGGCGCTGCACTTCCACGAGAACTGGGAGCGCTCCGCTGACGGCGCGGCCGGGCTTACCGCACGAGGCGACAACGCCGAGATGTGGTTCGGCAAGATGAGCGGCTGGTCGGTCGACAGCTCGATCGTGGGCGGCGTCAAGAACATCGTCGGCGGGATCATCGAGAACATCGGCAACGGGATCAACACGATCCTGGGCAACTGCACCTCCAAGGGCGGCAGTTCCGTCTCACTGAAGGACGGCGGGATGACGCAGAAGGAGGCCCAGGCCCTGGTCGACCTCTTCAACAAGGAGGGCGGGAAGTTCCTGGATGACAGGTACGGTCCGGGCGGTGGCCCGGGTTCCTGCAACGGCAACCACGCGATGAACTGCGTGTCGTTCTCGACCTACTTCGTGAACAAGTACACGACGTTCCAAACCTACCCGGCCGGTGACGGCAAGGAGACGGCGTACACGATCGCAAGAGAGACCGGCAAGCAGATGTCCTCGACCCCGACGGCGTACTCGGTGGGCTCCGGCCCGGGCCACGGCCCCGCCGGCCACACCCTCGTGGTGCTCGGCGTCCAGGGCGACAAGGTCATCCTCGGCGAGGCCGGCTACTGCGCCTTCATGGGTCGGGTTCGCGTCGACAGCGCGGCCCGGATGACGGCCGAGGGCTGGAAGTTCGTGGACATGTCGGATTCGATGCTCCCCTCCGACAAGATCAAGACGGTCTGA
- the mobL gene encoding relaxase MobL: MDLKQDIIVVNEFSVPLPGGKGSRGATPGNYVTRYMAREQATESLAPIQRLRTDDFILRYMARESAVERAGISRGAAKHEMRQAQGDSGVAFGYSSVSLSDEQLRAAGKDIQQHFENGKTVLKTVLSFDEEYLRKRKIVDEDFHCEARGDYRGHIDQMKLRMAIMHGLERMSSGTSGFDDLRYVGVIQVDTEHVHCHLAMVDGGRGQVTKNGTQRGKLLDRHKSRLRRGVDAWLDEKQAVAHLSSAVGYERRNVTTFIKRWAHERIRAEALPQFLLACLPADRTLWRAGSNDARIRKANQLVTELVKEQLNRAGSPMPEAMERIVDYANERRAKESLSTEAWQKLVEQGRTQIMERAVNGIYQMLRAIPESELRVRTPMLEVMAMDYQQMAVLAADRQGEDENAEADLVSFGFRLRSYASRLQHHREKAGVYRDLAHQWEQAEKADVAAEDSRPLYDFYRFEENYHRRLMSKYRHFLPFLGDASQWYEQQQDVAAYGQRLFSLMALRADASLQRMKDSEEAENLGRTIYDQPGGRLLTEGKRGRAVLDARIRTMKQSYDQKLDGLRADLASSGLVLRVGSSAEDPASTETDAVSTDFKIVAGAAYDFDEVKALDLHHLGYDFVTDIEVGPQARQTFVETTRDRRQLLLAAMDYLDQSGQAEAIPDLPVDDVAAMTRVSRELTPQQTDEESGALVLRSRIAELRAEREQAERMRRSKASSLDAGLVVRVQAQVDQAVTTADAGMTFDSQSPSIPTDLEREQKD; encoded by the coding sequence ATGGACCTGAAGCAGGACATCATCGTGGTCAACGAGTTCAGTGTGCCGCTGCCCGGCGGCAAGGGATCGCGCGGTGCGACGCCGGGCAACTACGTCACCCGGTACATGGCCCGCGAGCAGGCGACCGAGTCGCTGGCTCCCATCCAGCGCCTGCGCACCGACGACTTCATCCTGCGCTACATGGCGCGGGAGTCGGCCGTCGAGCGCGCCGGCATCTCGCGGGGCGCGGCGAAGCATGAGATGCGCCAGGCCCAGGGTGACAGCGGCGTGGCCTTCGGCTACAGCTCGGTCTCACTCTCCGACGAGCAGCTGCGCGCGGCCGGCAAGGACATCCAGCAGCACTTCGAGAACGGCAAGACCGTGCTCAAGACAGTGTTGTCCTTCGACGAGGAGTACCTGCGGAAGCGCAAGATCGTCGACGAGGACTTCCACTGCGAAGCCCGCGGCGACTACCGCGGCCACATCGACCAGATGAAGCTGCGCATGGCGATTATGCACGGTCTGGAGCGGATGAGCTCGGGCACCAGCGGCTTCGACGACCTGCGCTACGTCGGGGTCATCCAGGTCGACACCGAACACGTGCACTGCCACCTGGCCATGGTCGACGGCGGCCGGGGCCAGGTGACGAAGAACGGTACGCAGCGCGGCAAGCTCCTGGACCGGCACAAGTCCAGGCTCCGCCGCGGTGTTGACGCCTGGCTCGATGAGAAGCAGGCGGTGGCTCATCTCTCCAGCGCCGTCGGCTACGAGCGGCGCAACGTCACCACCTTCATCAAGCGGTGGGCGCACGAGCGGATCCGCGCCGAGGCCCTGCCGCAGTTCCTGCTCGCCTGCCTGCCGGCAGACCGAACGTTGTGGCGCGCCGGCTCGAATGACGCCCGCATACGCAAGGCGAACCAACTGGTGACCGAGCTCGTGAAGGAGCAACTCAACCGTGCCGGATCCCCGATGCCGGAGGCCATGGAACGCATCGTCGACTACGCCAACGAGCGCCGCGCGAAAGAGTCTTTGAGCACGGAGGCATGGCAGAAGCTGGTCGAGCAAGGACGTACGCAGATCATGGAGCGCGCCGTCAACGGCATCTACCAGATGCTGCGGGCCATACCGGAGTCGGAGCTGCGGGTGCGCACGCCGATGCTCGAAGTCATGGCGATGGACTACCAGCAGATGGCGGTGCTCGCCGCGGACCGGCAAGGCGAAGACGAGAACGCTGAGGCCGACTTGGTCTCCTTCGGCTTCCGACTGCGCAGCTACGCCTCACGCCTGCAGCATCACCGGGAGAAGGCCGGGGTCTACCGCGACCTCGCGCACCAGTGGGAACAGGCCGAGAAGGCCGACGTCGCCGCCGAGGACTCGCGCCCGCTCTACGACTTCTACCGCTTCGAGGAGAACTACCACCGGCGGCTGATGAGCAAATACCGGCACTTCCTGCCGTTCCTCGGGGACGCCAGCCAGTGGTACGAGCAGCAGCAGGACGTGGCGGCCTACGGCCAGCGGCTGTTCTCGCTCATGGCGCTGCGCGCGGATGCCTCCCTGCAGCGGATGAAAGACTCCGAGGAGGCCGAGAACCTGGGCCGGACGATCTACGATCAGCCCGGCGGCCGGCTTCTGACCGAGGGCAAGCGCGGCCGGGCGGTGCTGGACGCGCGCATCCGGACGATGAAGCAGTCCTATGACCAGAAGCTGGACGGCCTGCGGGCTGATCTCGCTTCCTCCGGCCTGGTGCTGCGCGTGGGGTCGAGCGCCGAGGATCCGGCGAGTACGGAGACCGACGCGGTCAGCACGGACTTCAAGATCGTCGCCGGTGCCGCCTATGACTTCGACGAGGTCAAGGCCCTGGACCTGCACCACCTGGGATACGACTTCGTCACCGACATCGAGGTCGGGCCGCAGGCACGCCAGACCTTCGTCGAGACGACCAGGGATCGCCGGCAGCTGCTGCTGGCGGCGATGGACTACCTGGACCAGTCCGGCCAGGCCGAGGCAATTCCCGATCTGCCGGTGGACGATGTCGCGGCGATGACACGGGTCTCCCGGGAGCTGACGCCTCAGCAGACGGACGAGGAATCCGGCGCGCTCGTGTTGCGTTCCCGGATCGCGGAGCTGCGCGCCGAGCGCGAGCAGGCCGAGCGGATGCGGCGGTCCAAGGCTTCGTCGCTCGACGCCGGCCTTGTCGTGCGGGTCCAGGCCCAGGTCGATCAGGCTGTGACCACAGCGGATGCCGGAATGACATTCGACTCGCAGTCCCCTTCCATCCCGACCGACTTGGAACGCGAGCAGAAAGACTAG
- a CDS encoding MDR family MFS transporter, translated as MKGTIAQMRSYPGSVQLLMVNQFTINLGFYMLMPYLATHLSGTLGMAGWLVGLVLGVRNFSQQGMFLVGGTLADRLGYKPMIIAGLVLRIVGFATLGLVDSVPALLAASAATGLAGALFNPAVRAYLAADAGDRRVEAFALFNVFYQAGILLGPLVGMVLTGVDFRVTCLVAAGIFALLSIVQIRALPARRAGDAKDTKGTDQRQSVLSQWRGIVANRPFLLFSVAMIGFYVMQFQVYLALPLEVRRLGGDGTFGTAAVAVLFAVSGLSTILFQTKVTAWCKARMEPGRALTWGLLIMGMGFLPLLVPTAVPVPAGVGLWLLAAVPPALSALLLAVGTMIAYPFEMDTIVRLSGDRLVATHYGLYNTICGVGITLGNLLTGAALDAARAAGVSALPWLVLCALGLACAAALYGLHRTGRLAPPVREAQPEPVTA; from the coding sequence GTGAAGGGAACCATCGCGCAGATGCGCTCCTACCCGGGCAGCGTTCAGCTGTTGATGGTGAACCAGTTCACCATCAACCTCGGCTTCTACATGCTGATGCCGTACCTGGCGACGCACCTGTCGGGGACGCTCGGGATGGCCGGGTGGCTCGTCGGACTCGTGCTCGGCGTACGGAACTTCAGTCAGCAGGGCATGTTCCTGGTCGGCGGCACGCTGGCCGACCGGCTCGGCTACAAGCCGATGATTATCGCCGGCCTGGTGCTCCGCATCGTCGGCTTCGCGACCCTCGGTCTCGTGGACTCCGTGCCCGCGCTGCTGGCCGCCTCCGCCGCCACAGGTCTGGCCGGGGCGCTGTTCAATCCGGCGGTCCGGGCCTACCTGGCCGCGGACGCCGGGGACCGGCGGGTGGAGGCGTTCGCGCTGTTCAACGTCTTCTACCAGGCGGGCATCCTGCTCGGCCCGCTGGTGGGCATGGTGCTGACCGGCGTCGACTTCCGCGTCACCTGCCTGGTGGCGGCCGGCATCTTCGCGCTGCTGAGCATCGTGCAGATCCGCGCCCTGCCCGCCCGCCGCGCAGGCGACGCGAAGGACACCAAGGGAACCGACCAGCGTCAGAGCGTGCTGTCCCAATGGCGCGGCATCGTGGCCAACCGGCCGTTCCTGCTGTTCTCGGTAGCCATGATCGGCTTCTACGTCATGCAGTTCCAGGTCTACCTCGCCCTGCCGCTGGAGGTGCGACGCCTGGGCGGCGACGGGACCTTCGGCACGGCGGCGGTGGCGGTGCTCTTCGCCGTCTCGGGCCTGAGCACGATCCTCTTCCAGACCAAGGTCACCGCCTGGTGCAAGGCCCGCATGGAACCGGGCCGGGCCCTCACCTGGGGACTGCTCATCATGGGCATGGGCTTCCTACCCCTGCTCGTGCCCACGGCGGTTCCGGTGCCGGCCGGCGTGGGGCTATGGCTGCTGGCGGCCGTGCCACCTGCGCTCTCCGCGCTGCTTCTCGCGGTGGGCACGATGATCGCCTACCCGTTCGAGATGGACACTATCGTCCGGCTTTCGGGTGACCGACTCGTCGCCACGCACTACGGGCTCTACAACACCATCTGCGGTGTCGGCATCACGCTCGGAAACCTGCTCACCGGCGCGGCTCTTGACGCCGCCCGTGCAGCAGGCGTGTCCGCGCTGCCGTGGCTCGTGCTGTGCGCGCTCGGCCTGGCATGTGCCGCCGCGCTGTACGGGCTGCACCGCACCGGCCGCCTGGCGCCACCGGTGCGCGAGGCACAGCCCGAGCCGGTGACGGCCTGA
- a CDS encoding PLP-dependent cysteine synthase family protein: MHPQTTTDITPPARPALSGLVGNTPVLRISEPFAPADRGFWAKLEGFNPGGIKDRPGLHMVERARARGDLRPGARIIESTSGTLGLGLALAGMVYGHPVTLVTDPGLERSMSRLLTAYGAQVNVVSEPHPTGGWQQARRDRVAQLMKQHPGSWCPEQYNNPDNTTAYTPLALELASELGHIDVRVCSVGTGGHSAGVSRVLRHLYPQMQLVGVDTIGSTTFGQPARTRLMRGLGSSIYPRNVAYDNFSEVHWVAPSEAVWTCRQLASSHYATGGWSVGAVALVAGWLARTLPADTKIAAIFPDGPQRYLGTVYDDDYCAAHGLLDSPPAVEPEVIGRLDEKEVSRWTRCANVVDPLTLSDGVEETDVVGVLADSDAQEEGEAR; this comes from the coding sequence ATGCACCCGCAGACCACCACTGACATCACACCCCCCGCCCGCCCAGCCCTGTCCGGGCTCGTCGGCAACACGCCGGTTCTCCGGATCTCCGAGCCCTTCGCCCCCGCTGATCGCGGGTTCTGGGCGAAGCTGGAGGGCTTCAACCCCGGCGGTATCAAGGACCGTCCCGGACTGCACATGGTCGAGCGGGCCCGCGCCCGCGGCGATCTGCGGCCCGGCGCCCGGATCATCGAGTCCACCAGCGGCACCCTCGGCCTCGGTCTGGCCTTGGCCGGCATGGTCTACGGCCACCCGGTCACCCTGGTCACCGACCCGGGTCTGGAGCGGTCCATGAGCCGGCTGCTGACCGCCTACGGGGCCCAGGTCAACGTCGTCTCCGAACCCCACCCCACCGGCGGTTGGCAGCAGGCCCGCCGTGACCGGGTAGCCCAGCTCATGAAGCAGCACCCCGGCTCGTGGTGCCCGGAACAGTACAACAACCCCGACAACACCACCGCCTACACCCCACTCGCGCTGGAGCTCGCCTCCGAACTGGGCCACATCGACGTCCGGGTGTGCAGTGTGGGCACCGGCGGCCACTCCGCCGGCGTATCCCGGGTGCTGCGGCACCTCTACCCGCAGATGCAGCTGGTCGGTGTCGACACCATCGGTTCGACCACCTTCGGTCAGCCTGCCCGTACGCGGCTGATGCGCGGCCTGGGTTCGAGTATCTACCCCCGCAACGTCGCCTACGACAACTTCAGCGAGGTGCATTGGGTCGCCCCGTCCGAGGCGGTGTGGACCTGCCGGCAGCTCGCCTCGTCCCACTACGCCACCGGTGGGTGGAGCGTCGGCGCGGTCGCCCTGGTCGCCGGCTGGCTGGCCCGCACCCTGCCCGCGGACACGAAGATCGCGGCGATCTTCCCCGACGGCCCGCAACGCTATCTCGGCACGGTCTACGACGACGACTACTGCGCCGCCCACGGGCTGCTCGACTCCCCGCCCGCCGTCGAACCGGAGGTAATCGGCCGCCTGGACGAGAAGGAGGTCAGCCGCTGGACGCGATGCGCCAACGTGGTCGACCCGCTCACGCTGTCCGACGGCGTAGAGGAAACCGACGTGGTCGGCGTCCTCGCGGATTCGGACGCGCAGGAGGAGGGCGAGGCCCGGTGA
- a CDS encoding S1 domain-containing protein, with amino-acid sequence MPQGVVQWCDAARGLGMVREDSSGADVSAERLAVHCSWPLVAGELVMFDMTTDADGTRADNVRCLGQGCAREATA; translated from the coding sequence ATGCCTCAAGGGGTCGTGCAGTGGTGCGATGCTGCCCGCGGGCTGGGAATGGTCCGTGAGGACAGCAGCGGGGCCGATGTCTCCGCGGAGCGGTTGGCGGTTCACTGCAGTTGGCCGCTGGTTGCGGGTGAGCTGGTCATGTTCGACATGACCACGGATGCGGACGGGACGCGTGCGGACAACGTCCGCTGTCTCGGGCAGGGCTGTGCTCGCGAGGCCACTGCGTAG
- a CDS encoding methyltransferase family protein: MNDQYGYGLWALVVINTLLLVIFAGSFFHPKSGRDWRVLGGFSAFAVALFTEMYGFPLTIYLLAGPLGNWFPNLGFSHAQGHLWNDLIGWKADPHVSPFHLAAYVLIIVGFVLIISGWRQLLAAQKEGRLATAGPYARIRHPQYTGFLAIMAGFLLMWPTLPTLVMFPVLVWVYQRLARREEAEVAARFGVAWTTYAASTPRFLPSLRRRPPATEQAGRPTEHGPGHGATKADTAASDDALAGRRPISPRTTTASRRRSKE, translated from the coding sequence ATGAACGACCAGTACGGCTACGGCCTGTGGGCCCTGGTGGTCATCAACACCCTGCTGCTTGTGATCTTCGCGGGCAGTTTCTTTCACCCGAAATCGGGGCGGGACTGGCGGGTCCTGGGTGGCTTCTCCGCCTTCGCGGTGGCGCTGTTCACCGAGATGTACGGCTTTCCGCTGACCATCTACCTGCTGGCCGGGCCCCTCGGCAACTGGTTCCCCAACCTGGGGTTCAGCCATGCGCAGGGCCACCTGTGGAACGATCTGATCGGTTGGAAGGCCGACCCGCACGTGAGCCCGTTCCACCTCGCCGCCTATGTCCTGATCATCGTCGGATTCGTCCTCATCATCTCCGGATGGCGGCAGTTGCTCGCCGCCCAGAAAGAGGGCCGGCTAGCGACCGCGGGCCCGTACGCGCGGATCCGCCATCCGCAGTACACCGGATTCCTCGCGATCATGGCAGGGTTCCTGCTGATGTGGCCGACCCTGCCCACGCTGGTGATGTTCCCCGTGCTGGTCTGGGTCTACCAACGCCTGGCTCGCCGCGAGGAGGCCGAGGTCGCGGCCCGGTTCGGCGTAGCCTGGACAACGTACGCGGCGAGCACGCCCCGTTTCCTGCCGTCCCTCCGCCGCCGTCCACCAGCTACTGAGCAGGCCGGCCGGCCGACGGAACACGGACCCGGTCACGGCGCGACGAAGGCGGACACAGCGGCCTCCGATGACGCGCTCGCGGGTAGGCGGCCGATAAGCCCTCGAACCACCACGGCATCCCGCCGCCGTTCGAAGGAGTAG
- a CDS encoding DUF2933 domain-containing protein — translation MCLNKKVLIGLGIVAIGLLLLKPAWMVVALPLLILAICPLSMILMMRGKGKTGSQGSSCSTGAGAQKTSASTPSETDRQISALQAELRSLKAAQAAQAEQSGQESGPTAERPRTKKHL, via the coding sequence ATGTGCCTGAACAAGAAAGTCCTCATCGGACTTGGCATCGTCGCCATCGGCCTGCTCCTGCTCAAGCCCGCATGGATGGTTGTGGCACTGCCCTTGCTGATCCTCGCCATCTGCCCGCTGAGCATGATCTTGATGATGCGCGGCAAGGGCAAGACGGGCAGCCAGGGCTCCTCCTGCTCCACCGGCGCCGGCGCACAGAAGACCAGCGCCTCCACGCCCAGCGAGACCGACCGGCAGATCAGCGCTCTCCAGGCCGAGCTGCGCTCCCTGAAGGCGGCACAGGCCGCACAGGCAGAGCAGTCCGGGCAGGAGTCCGGACCGACCGCCGAGCGGCCCCGGACCAAGAAGCACCTGTGA
- a CDS encoding tRNA-dependent cyclodipeptide synthase, with amino-acid sequence MPHHSSLTMRPDPSTGPFRATPLTPGCQSALTARTHACVGVSPFNSYFSVERVNALARWALDSFDRVHFFVPDTAAVHTLEALGYPPERAAWKARRQGQYVRNKIVRALSAAGISEPGAHVLDGQTLASSNAYARLLEQVGSRYQQDEVFAQACLGASAWTLERRLSPGTVPTPAQLRCAVRYFLAELPLFLDTPQIAGVTASVFCYHQVPAFLDDLFHHRLALRPAAGQGYVCLAEVR; translated from the coding sequence GTGCCCCACCACTCGTCCCTGACCATGCGCCCCGACCCATCCACCGGACCGTTCCGCGCGACACCACTCACCCCCGGATGCCAGTCGGCCCTGACCGCCCGCACGCACGCGTGCGTGGGCGTCAGCCCGTTCAACAGCTACTTCTCCGTCGAGCGCGTCAACGCCCTGGCGCGCTGGGCACTCGATTCCTTCGACCGCGTGCACTTCTTCGTCCCGGACACCGCCGCCGTACACACCCTGGAGGCCCTGGGCTATCCGCCGGAGCGCGCCGCGTGGAAAGCGCGGCGCCAGGGACAGTACGTCCGGAACAAGATCGTCCGGGCCTTGTCCGCGGCCGGTATCAGCGAGCCCGGGGCCCACGTCCTCGACGGGCAGACCCTCGCGTCGAGCAACGCATACGCACGACTCCTTGAACAGGTGGGGAGCCGCTACCAGCAGGACGAGGTCTTCGCCCAGGCGTGCCTGGGGGCTTCGGCCTGGACGCTGGAGCGGCGCCTGTCTCCCGGGACGGTTCCCACACCTGCGCAACTGCGGTGTGCCGTGCGGTACTTCCTGGCCGAGCTCCCCCTGTTCCTGGACACCCCGCAGATCGCCGGTGTGACGGCCTCGGTGTTCTGCTACCACCAGGTGCCGGCGTTCCTCGACGACCTCTTCCACCACCGGCTCGCCCTGCGCCCCGCGGCCGGGCAGGGCTACGTGTGTCTGGCGGAGGTTCGGTGA
- a CDS encoding BlaI/MecI/CopY family transcriptional regulator: MRGFGELEQAIMDVVWAAEEPLPVREVLERLNRNRPQPLAYNTVQTVMEILHRKGWLSRAKDGRAFRYRATKDREEYAATLIDQVWATGADRTATLVRLFDELDDAEVNELRAALAARREGRRA, translated from the coding sequence ATGCGAGGCTTCGGCGAGCTGGAGCAGGCGATCATGGACGTCGTGTGGGCCGCGGAGGAGCCGCTGCCGGTGCGCGAGGTCCTGGAGCGGCTCAACCGGAACCGGCCGCAGCCGCTGGCGTACAACACGGTGCAGACGGTGATGGAGATCCTGCACCGCAAGGGCTGGCTGTCCCGGGCGAAGGACGGCCGGGCCTTCCGCTACCGGGCCACGAAGGATCGTGAGGAGTACGCGGCCACGCTGATCGACCAGGTGTGGGCGACCGGCGCCGACCGCACCGCGACGCTGGTGCGGCTCTTCGACGAGCTGGACGATGCCGAGGTCAACGAGCTGCGGGCGGCGCTCGCCGCGCGCCGTGAGGGGCGCCGCGCATGA